The DNA segment TGTGCTGTTTCAATATCTTTAATTTTAACTTTTGTAAGCATTTCAAACTCTTCTTTAAATCTTTCACTAGCTCTTTGTGACATAGCACTTAATACTTTTTGCATATCTTCATCTGTTGCATTTTTCATTGCTGTTGCAACATCTGCTGTATCAACATTTTGTAAGATTTTCATTATATACTCTGAATCAAGTTTTAATAAATCTTCAAATACAAACATATTCTCTTTAATTTTTGTTGCTAATGAAGTATCAACCCCATTAATATTTTTAAGAATATCTTGTGCCCTTGGACCTAATCTATTTAACATATCAGCAACAACTTTAACCCCACCAACAGTAACAATAGAAGATAATAGAGATTCAAGTTTTTTCTCTAAAACTACAGATATCGTTCTAACAACATCAGGGGATACATCTTTTATTGTAGCCATTTGCATTGTAACTTTAACTTTAATATCTTCATCAAGTTGTGTTAAGACCTCTGCTGCTTTATGAGGCTCCATATGAGACAAAATTACTGCAATAGTTTGAGGTGATTCCTCTTTAATAAAGTCTGATAACTGCTTTGGATTAATGGCATCCAAATACGCAAAAGACTGTGAAGCTAGTTTCATTCTAGATAGTTTTGCTAAGACCTCATCAGCTTCAGCTTTACCTAGTGATTTATATAAAATATCCTTTGCATAATCATAACCACCTGAACTAATAAATGATTTTGATCTTGTAAATAGATGAAACTCTTCTAATATTGCCAAAGATGTCTCTTTGTCAATTGCATTAATCATTGTAATCGCTGTTGATATCTCTTCCACAAGGTGTTTAGGCATATGCTGAAATATTTTAACTGTAGCTTCTTCTCCAATTAAAACGCAAAATTTAGCAACCTTCTCGAGCATACTCATGCCCTTTAGAATATCTTTTACTTCTGCCATTTATAAACCTTACTTAAATTTACCGCTACCTTCAGTGAGAAGGAGCTCCAGCATTTTTGCAATACTTTCTGGATTATTATTAATCTCTTTATCTAATGCCTCAATAAGTACCTCATATTTTGCAGCACTCTCTTCATCTAAACCTTCAATATTATTTAGAATCTGGCTTTTTACTTTTGCTTTAAGTCTTCCTTGTGCAGAATTTGCATCAAACTCATCCTCATAATCTGACATAAAGCCATCCATTAGATTTTTATCTATTGGATTACCATCTTTATCAAGTTTTTTACCACCTTTTTCCCCAAGAATCACAATTTCATGGTTGACAATAAATTTTTTATAAAAAACAAAAAGAAGAATTGCAGCTATTAAGTACTGGATATACTCAGAGAACTCTTTTAAAATAGTTCTTATTTTTGATACTTGATCAACTTCATCATCTTGAGATACAATAACATTACCATTTTCATCAAGTCTAGTTCCATTGGCTTGTGTACCATTAGCTACACCAATAAATTTAAAATCTTTAACAGTTATCTTATCTTCTCTTTTTGGGTCATATCCAATGGTATCTTGAACAATTGATTGAATAGAAGCTAAAAATTCATCTCTATTTTGAATACCTTCTAAAACAGTTGAGTCAAAAGTAACAGCAGCAGTCACTCTTTTTATTGTAGAGTAGTTATTGTTCTTTTCATCAATAACTTTTTTAGATATTTCATAATTAGTGATATTTTTTGTTACAACAGAATTTGATTTTGAAGAGTTATTCCCTGTTGCATTTTCTGGAACTTGAATATTACTATCAACTCCTGCAACTCCTCCTGTACTATCTTTAGTTCCACTAGAACTGCTCTCAGATTCATCTGTTTGTTGACTTCTAATTGTCCCTTCTGGGTCATATATCTCTTGTTGGATATGTCTCTTTTTAAACTCTAAATCCAAACTAACTCTTGCAACAACTCTTCCAACACCAACAAAAGGTTCAAGTAGAGCAACTATCTTTCTCTCATAATCCTCTTCAAGCTTCTGTTTATATTTATTCTGTGCCATAGATTTTTGGTTATCTAAATCATCAGAAGACATTTGTAAAAGTGCACCATCTTGGTCTATTAATTGTATATTTTCAACTTTCAAATCTGAAACAGCTGATGCAATAAAATTTTTGATTCCATCAATCTGTTTTTGTGTTAAATAAACACCTGGCTTCATAGAGATAACAGCAGAGGCTGTTGGTTCAGTTCTTCTTTCTGTAAAAATTGTTTCTTTTGGTATTGCTATTTTTACACTTGCTCGTAAAACTCCAGAAAGGGATTCTAATGATCGTGAAAGTTCACCTTCAAGTGCTCTTAAATATTTAACTTTATTTTCAAAGTTAGTGGTACCCAGTGAAGATTTTTCAAATATTTCCCAACCAACATGGTTACTAGTAGCCGCTTCACTTGTAACAAGTTTTATTTTTGCAATATTTATAAAATCTTTTGATGTTTTTAGTGTTAAATTATCTCCACTACCAACAACTGAAAAATCTATTCCTGATGCTTCTAACTCATTTGAAGCTAGCATTACCTGGTTTTTAGTCAAATTTGATGCTATTGTATAATTTAATTTTTTATCTTCTGCTTTTATATTTGAATATAATAATAAACCAATTAACAATATAAAAAGAACAGAAAAACCACCTATAATCACAGCTCTTTGCGCAGAGTTGAGATTATTAATAAACTTTAAAAGTTGATCCATATAACAAATACCCTAAATTAATTTTTTGCTGACGATTCAATAACAGATTTAAACCATGTAGAATCTTTTTTGATTGATGATTGTAATGCATCGAATATAACTTTGTTTTTAGACATTTCACTCATTTGTGAATCTAAATTTACATTATTACCATCATTCTGTTCTTCTAAACCCTTTAATTCAATAAGTTTAGACTTTTCTTGTTGTTTTAAACTATCATTTGATCCTGCAATATGCATTGAACTTGTTGTTGTAAGAGATAAATCATTACTGTTATTAGCTTTTTGTAGTTCATCTTCAAAAACTAAATCTTTTGTTTTATAATTTGGCGTGTTAATATTTGCTATATTACTTGATATAACATTTTGTCTATCATTTCTAAAACTTAATTGGTCAAATAAAAGACCTGTTACTTTACTTGCTTCCATTAGCTGTTATTATTCCCAAGTTTATCTATTAATTTTCCATTCATCTGATCTATTGAACTAACTGCCTTTTGAGACTGCTCAAAACTTCTATGTGCTTCAATGAGTTGAACCATACTTGAAACAGAGTTAACATTAGATTTCTCTATAGCTCCTTGAATCAATTCTCCTTCAATATTTTCTAGAACTTGTACTGCTGCACCATCTTTCTCTTTATAGTTGTTATCTTTATACTTTTCTATATCTGTATAAGAAATTTTTGCAATTGAAATTTGGTTTTGAAAATCATCAGCTACTTCAATTGGACCATTATCATTTCCTAATACAAATTGTCCATTTGAATCAACTAAAAAACCATTCAAATTTTTAAATGCCCCATCTCTTGTATATACAACCTCTCCGCTGCTATCTTGAACTCTAAAAAAAGTATCACTACTATTTAAAGCAAAATCCAAAGCATTACCAGTTGGCATTATTGGACCCATTTCACTATTTATATACTTACTATCCATTTTAGGTATAGTATTTGTTACAGTATTTATTTTTGTTGGAGTAAAACCTTCATTTTGAGCTCTTTGAAGATAATAGTTAAAAGAACCTTCAGTAGTATCCTCTTGTTTAAACCCGTGAGTATTGATATTAGCTAAATTATTTGATACAACATCAATTCTATTGATCTGGTTTACCATTGATGCAGCTAAAGGATAAGTACCTTGATTCATATTAAACTCCTTATTTATTAAACTCTGCTATTAATGCCTCTAAATCATCACCTGCCATTAAATCATCTGTACTAGAATCTCCATGTATATGTCTTGCAACAGCAACTTCTGGTCTTCCTTCTTGATCTTCAAATAGATTATTTAGATAAATTGTTAACTTTCTAATAACAGACATAACTCTTTCAATTTTTTGTCTATTAATATCATGATATTGCATCAATTCCATTGCCTGAAAAATCTCAGTATTTCCACTATTTAACTTTTCATTTGCATCACTTATATGTTCACTCATCTGTTTTGCAAACTCTAAATTTTGTTTAAAAGATTCTATATTAGGAAATTTTTGATTTAAAGAAGAGAGCATATTTATCTGTTTTTCACTAAAGTTACTTAAGGCTTTAATATCTTTTTGAATTGCATTGTTATAATCTAAGATATTACTTAAAACATCAAAAATTTTACTAGCTTTTTCTTCAGAATCAGTTGCAACAGCACTTAATTGACTAACAACTTTAGTGTCCTCTTCAACAGGAAAAGGAAAAACACCACTATTTATTTTATGATCTAAATCATCTTTATGAGATTCCTCTTTATTCTCTTTTGGTTTAACTTCTTCCTCTTCTGTTATACCATCAATTGAAGAGAGAAGTTCATCTATATTATCTGTAGAAATTTGTTCATTTGAAGCAGCAATAGTCTCTTCTATTGTAGGTTCTTTTTCCTCTTCTACAACTTTATTTTCCTCTTCATTAGAACCACTAGCTTCTAACTCTTTAATAATGTCATCTATATTCGTTTCATCATTAGACTCTTCAGAGACTTCAACATTTTCAAGACTATTTAAAATATCATCAACTGATTCATCTTCTTCTGCACTTTTGGCTTCTTCTTTAGATAAATCGCCAGTTTGTGCTATCAATGCATTAATATCATCTTCAGACATATTGTCCTGAGACTCTGCCTTCTCTTCTTCTGGTTCAGAGCTTGCCTCATCATCTTTAAACTCCAAACCATTCATCAAAGACTCAATCTCTTCTTGACTCATACTCATAATCTACACCTTAATTGATATTTTAAACTATTTCAAAACTCCGTCTAGTTTCTCTTTTAACACTTCTGCATTAAATGGTTTAACTATATAGTTATTAACTCCAGCTTTTAATGCAGTAATTACCTCATTTTTCCCACCTTCAGTAGTAATCATGATTATAGGAGTTTTTTGATGTTTCCCTTCACTTCTTACTTTTTTGACTAGTTCTAAACCATTCATATTAGGCATATTCCAGTCTGTTAAAATGATATCATATTGAGACTCTTCCAATAATTTCCATGCTTTTACACCATCTTCGGCTTCATTGAAGTCTTCTTTCGTATAACCTAATTGCATGACAACATTACCAATAATTCTTCTCATTGTAGAACTATCATCAACAATCAATATTTTCATAACATTACCTTTTTTCAAAACTGTATTCAAAATCTTTTTATTATATAAGAAATGTTTTAAATTTACACTTAATATATAATTATTTTTTAATTAGCAATTTATCTAACTTTAAAAAATCTTTAAATATAATTATTTAATGCTACAAAAATAAAAGGATTACCATGATTAGAGGTCTTTACACAGCTGCAACGGGAATGAACGCGATGCAAAATCAAATTGATGTAACTTCAAACAATATTGCAAACGTAAATACTATAGGATTTAAGCAAGACAGAGCAGAGTTTCAAGACTTAATGTATGAAAGCTTAAACTATACTTCGGGCTTGACCTCAGAAACTACCATGAATCCGACAGGTATTGATGTTGGACTTGGAGTAAAAACATCAGGAGTTCAAAAAAACTTTAAAGAAGGTGACCTTCAAACAACCAATAATACCCTTGACTTAGCAATTCAAGGAAATGGATTTTTTCAAATAACAATGCCAAATGGTGATATTGCATATACTAGAGGTGGAGCATTTAAATTAGATAATGAAGGTAATTTAGTAAATGGAAGTGGATATTTACTAGAACCTCAAATAACTATACCTGAAAATCTAATTAAAGTTAGTATTGCTAATGATGGAACAGTTAGTGCCGAGGACCCTCAAACTGGTGAGATAACAGAATTAGGACAAATTACACTTGTTGATTTTATTAATCCTGCAGGTTTAACTCCCCTTGGTAATTCACTTTATCTTTCAAGTGATGCGTCAGGTGACCCAATTGAAGGGGTTGCTACAGAAGAGCAATTTGGTTCAATCTCTCAAGGTATGATTGAGCTTTCTAACGTAAAACTTGTAAATGAAATGGTTGATTTAATTACTGCACAAAGAGCTTATGAAGCAAACTCTAAATCAATTTCAACAGCTGATGATATGTTAGCTATTGTTAACCAATTAAAAAACTAAGTAATTTATATTAAACATGTCTGTAGATTTTGAAAAGTTAAAAAAACTTAGAGATACAAATTTTGCAAAACATAAAAAGAAAAAAAGAGAGTATTACTTAAAAAGTAAAGAAAAAAATAGTAATACCAAATATAAAAATTATAAAGAGATTGACTACTCACAAGAACTTAATAATGAAAATTTTGCAGCAAATATTAAACTTATTGCAAAAAAGCAAAAAGCCCATGTAGATGATAGAAAAGAACAAATTCTTCTTAAAATTGAAGAGTATAAAGAAAAAAAACAGAACTACTATAAAACAAATAGAAATAAAAGACTTGAATATGACAAAAATTATAGAGAAAAAAGAAAAGAGGAATTAAAAGAGTATAGAAAAGAGTATTATAGAAAGAATAAAGAAAAAATCTTAGAGAAACAAAAAGAAAAAAGAAGAGAGAAGTATAACAATGAAAAATAAGAGTGATGAAGAGATAATAGATGAAATCGTAGGCTCAGGAGATTCTGAATCTAAAGAACCTACTAATGAAGCGGACGCATTAGCAAAACTTTCAATTAGAGATGATAAAAGAAAAAATCAAAATGATGAATCTGATGATGAGTTAGAACCAGTTCTTAACGAAAACTCAAAAAGCAAAAGTGCTAATAAAGAAAATGTTATTGAAAATGAAGATAAAGATGGCTCTTTAAATAATAGTATTGATGAAGAAGATTTCCCAATTCAAAAAAAACAACCAAAAATATTTAAAGTTTTAATTGCAATTGCCGCTTTATTGTCTGTTGTTTTATTAATTGGAATCATACTATATTTTTCTGGTTTTTTTGACCCAAAACCTGTTGTAGAAACAAAAGTTGTTAAAGAGATTAAAAAAGTTGAACCTGAAGTTGTATTTAATGAAAATGATATAAACAAAAAAGAGCTTAACAAAAAACTCAATATGCTTACAAAAAAAGAGATTATGAGCCAAGAAGAGCTAGAAGCAGAAGAGAAAAAAATAGAGGAAGAGAAAAAAAGAAAAGAGGAGGAGATGCAAAAAGAGATTGAAGAGAAGAAAAAAGAAGAAGAACTAAAACTTGCTAACCAACTCACAAAAATACAAGAAGAGAAAAAAGCTCTTGAGGAACAACAACTTGCTATAAAACAGCAACAAGAAGAGTTTTTGAAACTACAAGAAGAGGCAAAAAAAGAGCTAGAAGAGAAAAAAAATCAGATTTTAAATGGAACTTCTAGTGAAAATAAACCTGCAGTTAATGCACCTGCAAAAGAAGATACTAATAGCGAAAATCCAACTACAGATGTAGCACAAACGCCACAAGAAGATAATGCTAATACTGATGAAAATAGTGCACAAACACAAGAGCAACAACTTGTATCACAAGAACAAATGCCAAAAGAAGAAGCAACAAAAATTGTAACAAAAAGCTTCCTCTCTTTTATTAATGTAGCTACTATAAAAGGTGAACTATTTAAGACATATCTTGATGATATTGAAAAATATAATAAAAACATCTCGCTATGTAGAGATACAAAAAACAATATAGAAATCTATTTTGGGCCATTTGATTCACAAAATGAGAGAGAAAAAGTATTTTCTAATTTAATGGAAAATGGTTACAAAGATGCTTATTTGGTAGATTTTACTGCTGAAGAGTACAATAAAAGATGTAAATATTAGAAGACTTACGAGTTTTCTAATATTGCATAACAATCTTTAGTCTCAATTATCTTTTTATCAATATCAACACTTAATATATAAGTATCTCTTTTGTATGGTATTAAAAAAGTTTTAGGAAGTTTTAACTCATCTACAAGTTTTGTTTCAGTTACAACTTCAAGATAGTCATCAAGTGGATATCTATGGATATCTTTTACATATCCTAGAACTTTTTCATCCTCAATAATTTTACAATCAATTATATCAAACCAAAAGTACTCATTTTTTTCCAAATTACAATTGTTTTTGCTATCCTCTTGTGATACATAAAGTTCTTGATTTGTAAGCTTTTTAGAGGTCTCTAAATCATCATAATTTTCAAATTTGATTAGCTCTCTTGAGGGGATATACTCTTCGACTTTTAAAGTCAATTTTTTATTTGTGCTAAAGATAGCACCTTTTTTGAATTGTTCAGGAAAATCAGAGTCAATAAAAAGTCTTAAGTGACCTTTTAGACCAACTGCTTTCCCTAATTTTCCAACATATACTCTGTTTTTCATTAACGAAAGTTAGTTTGCTAAAACCTGTATTTTGTAAGAAACACCATCTTTTGCTTTGCAACCATTTGCCATAGTTTTTAAAGCATTAATCATGTTACCATTTTTACCAATTAGTTTCCCAATATCAGAACTATCAGCTTTAATGGTTATCTCTGTAAATGTTTCATCAATTATATTAGTTGTTATTGAAACATCTTCAGGCTTACTAACTATAAGTTTTGCATAACTCTCTATAAAATTTGTAATCATGTTATTATTTTATACTATAATTACTTAGATGCTAATTTTTTAACTTTTTCAGATGGTTTTGCACCAACGCTTAACCAATAGTTATATCTCTCTTCATCAATTTTTAATACTTTTGGCTCAGTAACTGGGTTAAAGTATCCAATTGATTCAATCCATCCTGAATCTCTTCTCTTTCTTGAGTCTGTTACAACGATTCTGTAAAATGGTTTTTTGTTTCTTCCCATTCTTGTTAATCTAATTACTGTCATATTCTTTTCCTTTTTTTATGTTTCTTTTTTATATTTAGTATTGAATTCTAAACTCTAATAAGTTTACAACTCAATACTAAAAAACAAGGCCTATCTTGGTAGATTAAATCCGCCAGGGCCACCCGGAGCTTGCATTTGCTTCATCATACTTTGAAGCCCTTTCATTCCACCCTTTGACGAGAGTTTTTTTGCCATTTTTGAAGCATTTTTAAACTGTTTTAATATTTTGTTTATTTGAACTTCACTAAGTCCTGAACCTATTGCAATTCTTCTTTTTCTAGAAGGATTCATTAGATTTGGGTCTTCTCTCTCTTTTGGTGTCATTGAACCAATTAAAGCTTTGATTCTTTTTATATCATCAGAGTTTTCAAAGTCCATATCTTTTATAGGTCCTGCCATTTGTGAAAGACCTGGGATCATTCCAATAATAGATTTCATTGAACCTAGTTTACTCATCATTGATAGTTGATCTAAAAAGTCATTAAAATTAAACTCACCTTTTTTAATCTTTTTAGTAACCTCTTTTGCTTTTTTCTCATCAATAACAGCAGCAGTTTTTTCAGCAAGACCTTCAATGTCCCCTGCTCCCATAAGTCTAGATACAATTCTATCTGGAATAAAAACTTCCAAATCTGGCATTTTTTCACCAATACCAATAAATCTTAAAGGAACACCTACTTGATGAGCAATAGAGATTGCAACTCCACCTTTTGTATCACCATCATATTTTGATAAAATAACTCCATCTATTCCTATTTGCTCTTTAAATGAAGTTGCAGTTTTCGTAGCATCATGACCAGTTAATGAATCAGCCACATAAAAAATCTCATTTGGATTAACTGCTTTTTTAACATCACTTAATTGTGCCATTAACTCTTCATCAATTGCTAAACGTCCAGCTGTATCTATTAAAAGAACATCATAAAGTTCTTTTTTTGCTTTCTCTTTTGCTCCAAGAGCAATTTTTATAGGATCTTTTTCATTATCATCAAAATAGATATCTACTTCTATTTGAGCAGCTATTTGTTTTAACTGTTCAACTGCTGCTAATCTTTGTAAATCGGCAGCGGCAACTAATACTTTTTTCTTTCTTAGTTTTAAATAGTTTGCTAATTTACCAGTTGTTGTTGTTTTTCCTGAACCTTGAAGTCCAGTCATTAATATTACAGTAGGAGGAGTACTTGAAAATACAAAACCTTGATTACCATTTGTAGTTAAGATATTTGTTAATTCACCTCTAAGAGCTTTTAAAAATGAGTCTTGTCCAATACCATTTCTTTTTGTTTCTAATTCAATTGCAGCTACTAAATCTTTTGTTGTTTTATGGTGAACATCTGCTTTAAGTAGTGATTTTTTTAATTCAGATAATGCTCTACTTAAAGAGGCAACATCATCCTTGTGTCTAATCTTATTTACTGCATTTATTATTGAACCGGTTATTGAATCAAACAAAACTAACTCCAACTTATTTTTTGTGGATTTTATCTATACTATCCTTTAAATAAGTTTAAATACGTAGTTGTTTAAGGTTAATTTAATTATTTCAATTTTAAGAGTGCCTAGAAATGGGCACTCTAATTTTCAGGAAGCTTAAGGTTAGTTAAAATCATACACTTTGAACTCTTTTGGCTCAGGAGATTCAAATGTGTAATCAAATATTTTGGTAACTTTTGAGTGAAGAAGTACTCTATTTATGTTTGAAGCAACTTTTCCATACATTGCATCACCAATAATAGGAAATCCAGCATTACTTAAATGCACTCTAATTTGATGGGTTCGTCCAGTATCAATCACAACTTTTACTTTAGATTTATTACCCTCTACAAGCATTGGATAAATAGTTGATTTGGCACTTTTTCCCTTACTATCTACCTTTGATTTTGCCATTCCTCTATCTTTTGTAGTTAAAATAGGTTTATCAATCTCAATAGTCTCTATTACTTTCCCATCAACAATTGCAACATACTCTTTATAGACTCTATTATCTTTAAACTCTTTAATAGCCTTTTTTTGAAACTCTTCATTTTTTGCAAAAAGCATAACACCACTTGTCTCTTTGTCAAGTCTATTTAGCATAATATATTTTGGATATTTTTGTGCTACTTCATCACTTGTCATAAAGCAAGGTTTATCTAAAGCTAAAATATCATCATCTTGAAATATAACTTTTATCTTTGCCATCTCTTTTACGCTAAACTTTGTATCAGCAGGTATTTCACCCCTTGCAATCATAACTTTTTTACCATGAGCCCTTACAAGCCCTTTATCTATTAACTCTTTTGCTTTTGAGTTAGAGATCCCCTCTTGTTTTGCTAAAACTTTGTAAGCTTTATCATATTCAGCCATTTATAAACCTTTTAATTCTTCAATAATAGGGTTAATATCACCCTTTTGTACTAATTTTGCACCCTTTAGATTTTGAAGATTTTCAAGGGTACTTCTTAACTCTTCATTCTCAATTAATATATAATTATTCACACACTCAAAGAGTGATTTTTGATTAAATATATTTTTACCACTAATTAACTTGCAACCAAAATAAGCTGGTTCGATTGGATTGTGACCACCAATATTTTCAAAGGCACCACCTAAGATAACCACATCTGAAATTGCATAGATATTATTTAACTCACCTAATTTATCAACTAATATTATATCAGAATCAAAACTCTCATTTGAAGAAAATCTATGATATGTAAGATTTTTATCTTTAATATACTCTTCTATTAGTAGATTTACTTTTTCAAATCTCTCTGGGTGTCTTGGAACAATTACTAATTTCCCAAACTCTTTTTTATAACTCTCTAATATTAGCTTCTCTTCATTTTCATGGGTACTTCCAGCTGTAATTAATACTTCATCAACTCTTTTTAGCTCTTTTGTAACTATCGGAAGTTGCGCTAGTTTAATATTTCCAATTACTTCTACTTCTTTTGCTCCAAGCTCTAAAAGTCTTTTTTTATCAATTTGAGTTTGGGCAAAAATTTTATCAATATTTTTAAAAATTTTCTTATAAAAAAAAGAGAACTTTTTATATGAAGCATAAGATTTATCAGAGATTCTTGCATTTATCAAATAGGTTTTTGCACCTCTTTTTTTTGCACACAAAAAAAGCATATACCAAAGCTCCGCTTCCATTACAACTAATACCTTCTGTTTTTTAATCCAAAAGGGTAAAAAAATCTCAAAAGGAAGATACCTAACATTAGTAGTTAGTTTTTTAGCCTCTTGAAATCCAGTATTTGTAATTACTGAAATATTTATTGGGAAATTATTTTTAAACTCATCAACTAAAGGTTTTATTGCTTTGGTCTCTCCCATTGAACAAGTATGAAACCAAATACCCTCTTCTTTAAAAGAGGGATTCTCTTTTAAAAAAAATTTCGAGGGTATTGCAACTTTATATTTTGGATTTCTTAGTTTAAATAGTAAATATGGAAATATTAATAAATATGCTAAAGAAGCTAATATATAATAAACCACACTAAAGAAGCTCAATATTAAGCCTCTTCAGTTGATTCATCTTCTTTATATAAAATTCTTCCACAGTGAGGACAGTTGATAATCTCTTCAGATTTTATTACTTCAGAATAAGTTTTGTCATTTATTTTCATAAAGCATCCATAACATGCTTGGTTTTTAACAGGAACAACAGCGCTATCTTTAGCCCATCTTCTAATTTTTTGATAGAAAGTTAAGATTTTTTTATCAAACTCTTCTAATAATTCAGCTCTTTGTTGAGAAACAACATTTCTCTCTTGGTTAATCTCTTCAATTGCATTATCAACAGCAATTTGAATCTCTTTTATTGACTCTTCTTCTTCAGTCAATCTACTTTGAAGCTCTTTTAATTCCTCTTCTTTTGCAACTGCAATAGAATCAAGTCTCTCTATCTCTTCATTTGCAAATGAGATTTGTTCTTTTGCAATCTCTTCTTCAAGTTGTAAAGCTTTTAACTCTTTTTCATTCGTTACTTCATTGTTTTTTCTTGAGATGTCATCTAACTTTGATTTTAATTCAGCTAAGTGAATATTATTTTTTGTTCTTTTTGATTTAACATCATCAATTTGTGCATAAGTCTCATTTATTTTTGACTTAATTGACTCTGCAACCTCAACAAATGTTGATAGCTTAGCTTTTTCATTCTCAATTTTTGGTTCAAACATACTAATAACACCATCATATTTAGACAGTTTTATTAGATCTTGTAAATATTTATTCAACCGTTTCTCCTTGTATACAAAACTTAAATGGATTTTTTGAAGCTGTAATTATAGCTTTTAATTTATTTTTTTTCAAATATTCTTCTAATAGTCCCTCTAATAAGGGGCTAAAATGCTTTTCACTTTCATAATGTCTTATGTCAATTAGAGATATCCCTCTTGCTTTTGCTTCCATTGCATCATGATATTTTATATCACCTGTTAAAAAACAATCCGCATTAACTTCATCTATTAAAGACATACCAGCACCAGTTACAAGTGCAACTTTTTTAACTCTTTGGTTGCACTTAACATATTTTAAATACTCCAAGCCCAAACTTCTTGCTATTTTTGTTGCAAAAGAGTCAAACTCTTCATCTACATTGGCATAACAAATATATTCATCACTTTCTATTAAATCAAGCCCTAAAATCTCTTTGGCAACAAATCTATTTAAGTGAGTTTTATCAATATTTGTATGCATAGAGATAAGTGCTATATTTTTTTGAATCAAAATTTTTAGAAGC comes from the Halarcobacter ebronensis genome and includes:
- the fliG gene encoding flagellar motor switch protein FliG, with protein sequence MAEVKDILKGMSMLEKVAKFCVLIGEEATVKIFQHMPKHLVEEISTAITMINAIDKETSLAILEEFHLFTRSKSFISSGGYDYAKDILYKSLGKAEADEVLAKLSRMKLASQSFAYLDAINPKQLSDFIKEESPQTIAVILSHMEPHKAAEVLTQLDEDIKVKVTMQMATIKDVSPDVVRTISVVLEKKLESLLSSIVTVGGVKVVADMLNRLGPRAQDILKNINGVDTSLATKIKENMFVFEDLLKLDSEYIMKILQNVDTADVATAMKNATDEDMQKVLSAMSQRASERFKEEFEMLTKVKIKDIETAQRKMLDVAQKMIEEGAIDRDMDAQ
- the fliF gene encoding flagellar basal-body MS-ring/collar protein FliF, yielding MDQLLKFINNLNSAQRAVIIGGFSVLFILLIGLLLYSNIKAEDKKLNYTIASNLTKNQVMLASNELEASGIDFSVVGSGDNLTLKTSKDFINIAKIKLVTSEAATSNHVGWEIFEKSSLGTTNFENKVKYLRALEGELSRSLESLSGVLRASVKIAIPKETIFTERRTEPTASAVISMKPGVYLTQKQIDGIKNFIASAVSDLKVENIQLIDQDGALLQMSSDDLDNQKSMAQNKYKQKLEEDYERKIVALLEPFVGVGRVVARVSLDLEFKKRHIQQEIYDPEGTIRSQQTDESESSSSGTKDSTGGVAGVDSNIQVPENATGNNSSKSNSVVTKNITNYEISKKVIDEKNNNYSTIKRVTAAVTFDSTVLEGIQNRDEFLASIQSIVQDTIGYDPKREDKITVKDFKFIGVANGTQANGTRLDENGNVIVSQDDEVDQVSKIRTILKEFSEYIQYLIAAILLFVFYKKFIVNHEIVILGEKGGKKLDKDGNPIDKNLMDGFMSDYEDEFDANSAQGRLKAKVKSQILNNIEGLDEESAAKYEVLIEALDKEINNNPESIAKMLELLLTEGSGKFK
- the flgB gene encoding flagellar basal body rod protein FlgB, whose product is MEASKVTGLLFDQLSFRNDRQNVISSNIANINTPNYKTKDLVFEDELQKANNSNDLSLTTTSSMHIAGSNDSLKQQEKSKLIELKGLEEQNDGNNVNLDSQMSEMSKNKVIFDALQSSIKKDSTWFKSVIESSAKN
- a CDS encoding flagellar hook-basal body protein, translated to MNQGTYPLAASMVNQINRIDVVSNNLANINTHGFKQEDTTEGSFNYYLQRAQNEGFTPTKINTVTNTIPKMDSKYINSEMGPIMPTGNALDFALNSSDTFFRVQDSSGEVVYTRDGAFKNLNGFLVDSNGQFVLGNDNGPIEVADDFQNQISIAKISYTDIEKYKDNNYKEKDGAAVQVLENIEGELIQGAIEKSNVNSVSSMVQLIEAHRSFEQSQKAVSSIDQMNGKLIDKLGNNNS
- a CDS encoding response regulator translates to MKILIVDDSSTMRRIIGNVVMQLGYTKEDFNEAEDGVKAWKLLEESQYDIILTDWNMPNMNGLELVKKVRSEGKHQKTPIIMITTEGGKNEVITALKAGVNNYIVKPFNAEVLKEKLDGVLK
- the flgG gene encoding flagellar basal-body rod protein FlgG, which translates into the protein MIRGLYTAATGMNAMQNQIDVTSNNIANVNTIGFKQDRAEFQDLMYESLNYTSGLTSETTMNPTGIDVGLGVKTSGVQKNFKEGDLQTTNNTLDLAIQGNGFFQITMPNGDIAYTRGGAFKLDNEGNLVNGSGYLLEPQITIPENLIKVSIANDGTVSAEDPQTGEITELGQITLVDFINPAGLTPLGNSLYLSSDASGDPIEGVATEEQFGSISQGMIELSNVKLVNEMVDLITAQRAYEANSKSISTADDMLAIVNQLKN
- the rimM gene encoding ribosome maturation factor RimM (Essential for efficient processing of 16S rRNA) translates to MKNRVYVGKLGKAVGLKGHLRLFIDSDFPEQFKKGAIFSTNKKLTLKVEEYIPSRELIKFENYDDLETSKKLTNQELYVSQEDSKNNCNLEKNEYFWFDIIDCKIIEDEKVLGYVKDIHRYPLDDYLEVVTETKLVDELKLPKTFLIPYKRDTYILSVDIDKKIIETKDCYAILENS
- a CDS encoding KH domain-containing protein, which gives rise to MITNFIESYAKLIVSKPEDVSITTNIIDETFTEITIKADSSDIGKLIGKNGNMINALKTMANGCKAKDGVSYKIQVLAN